In Chitinophaga sp. HK235, a single window of DNA contains:
- a CDS encoding glycoside hydrolase family 31 protein, which yields MQVETSSSKYGIKHYPDTIREWKKEGNYFCFYTSETILEVRVIADKIIRFRYAADGTFQRDFSYATSDTLEESPITFGIKEWEETFEIYTDVLKVFIARDNLRITITDKDGKVINQDEMGFHWQHYLQKGGKIVYCSKLVQEDECFYGLGDKPTELNLRGKRLENYGTDAYGYQKDTDPLYRNIPFYYGLHNGIGYGIFFDNTFRTIFDFGKEREDACSFWARGGEMNYYFIYGPELLDVASAYTRITGTPELPPIWTLGYHQCRWSYYPDKRVREIAAEFRNRRIPCDVIYLDIDYMEGFRCFTWSKEYFPDPAGLIRDLAAQGFKIVVIIDPGIKVDPDYTIYQEGIKNNYFCKRADGALMEGDVWPGKCVFPDFTNPEVREWWSSLFKGLAETGVRGVWNDMNEPAVFEMGTFPEDVRHDYDGEEVSHRKAHNIYGHLMSKATAAGMKKYLLPNRPFLITRSCYAGAQRWSSVWTGDNVSSWEHLWLATIQCQRLSVSGISFAGSDIGGFIGEPDGELYTRWIQLAAFHPLMRTHSASNETGFNQEPWSFGPEYEKIVTKFISLRYQLLPYMYTTFWQYSANGTPMLRPLAFVAQHDPATHNCSHEFMLGDALLISHVSEEGMKEKNVYLPEGKWYYFWNDKVYTGRQNVTIPTPLEEMPLFVKAGTVVPRYPEMQYTHETPVTEMLLHVYYGEGVVKSTLYEDAGDHYGYKNGQYNVINFKQVSTADQFVLKKKYYVNYEVSYTHHRIFLHGLPFQATTVTVDGTVITLNNDNYLPDGTISFIADRGFEQIVINRG from the coding sequence ATGCAAGTTGAAACCTCGTCCAGTAAATACGGTATCAAACACTATCCCGACACAATCAGGGAATGGAAAAAAGAAGGAAACTATTTTTGCTTTTACACAAGTGAAACCATCCTGGAAGTAAGGGTGATCGCCGACAAGATCATCCGTTTCCGATATGCTGCCGATGGTACCTTTCAACGTGACTTTTCCTACGCCACCAGCGACACACTCGAAGAATCTCCTATCACTTTCGGCATCAAGGAATGGGAAGAAACTTTTGAAATATATACTGATGTACTGAAAGTATTCATTGCCAGAGACAACCTGCGTATCACCATCACCGACAAGGACGGCAAGGTAATCAACCAGGATGAAATGGGCTTCCACTGGCAGCACTACCTGCAGAAAGGCGGTAAAATCGTTTATTGCAGTAAACTGGTACAGGAAGATGAATGCTTTTACGGACTGGGCGACAAACCCACCGAGCTGAATCTCCGCGGTAAACGCCTCGAAAACTACGGCACCGACGCCTACGGTTATCAGAAAGATACCGACCCGCTGTACCGTAATATCCCGTTCTATTACGGGCTACACAACGGTATCGGTTACGGCATCTTCTTCGACAATACTTTTCGTACCATCTTCGACTTCGGGAAAGAAAGGGAAGATGCCTGCAGCTTCTGGGCCCGGGGCGGTGAAATGAACTATTATTTCATCTACGGTCCCGAACTGCTGGATGTAGCCTCCGCCTACACCCGCATCACCGGTACCCCTGAGCTTCCACCCATCTGGACCCTCGGATATCACCAGTGTCGCTGGAGCTACTATCCCGACAAAAGAGTCCGTGAGATCGCTGCCGAATTCAGGAACCGCCGCATCCCATGTGATGTCATCTATCTCGACATCGACTATATGGAGGGCTTTCGCTGCTTTACCTGGAGCAAGGAATATTTCCCTGACCCTGCCGGCCTGATCAGAGATCTCGCCGCACAGGGTTTCAAAATAGTAGTCATCATCGACCCGGGTATCAAGGTAGACCCGGACTATACGATCTATCAGGAAGGCATCAAAAACAACTATTTCTGCAAACGCGCCGATGGTGCGCTGATGGAAGGAGATGTATGGCCAGGCAAATGTGTATTTCCCGATTTCACCAACCCCGAAGTACGGGAATGGTGGAGCAGCCTGTTTAAAGGCCTCGCCGAAACAGGCGTGCGTGGCGTATGGAACGATATGAACGAACCAGCCGTTTTTGAAATGGGTACCTTCCCCGAAGATGTGCGCCACGACTACGACGGCGAAGAAGTAAGTCACCGTAAGGCACATAACATTTATGGCCATCTGATGAGTAAAGCCACCGCCGCCGGTATGAAAAAATACCTGCTGCCCAACCGTCCTTTCCTCATCACCCGCTCCTGCTACGCCGGCGCCCAGCGCTGGTCTTCGGTATGGACCGGTGACAACGTTTCCAGCTGGGAACATCTCTGGCTGGCCACTATCCAATGTCAGCGTCTCTCCGTGTCCGGTATCTCTTTCGCCGGCAGCGACATCGGCGGATTCATTGGCGAGCCGGACGGAGAGCTGTACACCCGCTGGATACAACTGGCCGCCTTCCACCCGCTGATGCGTACCCACTCCGCCAGCAACGAAACAGGCTTTAATCAGGAGCCCTGGAGCTTTGGACCGGAATATGAAAAAATTGTCACCAAATTCATTTCCTTACGCTACCAGCTGCTCCCCTATATGTATACCACCTTCTGGCAATATTCGGCCAACGGTACGCCCATGCTGCGCCCGCTGGCATTTGTTGCCCAGCACGATCCTGCCACGCATAACTGCAGCCACGAATTTATGCTGGGCGATGCATTGCTGATCAGCCATGTCAGCGAAGAAGGTATGAAGGAAAAAAACGTTTACCTGCCTGAAGGAAAATGGTATTACTTCTGGAATGATAAAGTATACACCGGTCGGCAAAATGTTACCATACCCACACCACTGGAAGAGATGCCACTGTTTGTAAAAGCAGGTACAGTGGTGCCCCGTTATCCGGAAATGCAATATACCCACGAAACACCTGTCACCGAAATGCTGCTGCATGTCTACTATGGCGAAGGAGTAGTGAAGAGCACACTCTATGAAGACGCCGGTGATCATTATGGTTATAAAAACGGGCAATACAATGTTATCAACTTTAAACAAGTTTCCACTGCCGATCAGTTTGTACTGAAAAAGAAATATTACGTTAACTATGAAGTATCGTATACCCATCACCGTATTTTCCTGCACGGGCTTCCGTTCCAGGCAACTACTGTAACGGTGGACGGTACTGTCATCACTTTAAACAATGATAACTATCTGCCCGATGGTACTATTTCGTTTATAGCAGACCGTGGGTTTGAACAAATTGTGATCAACAGAGGTTGA